The Rhipicephalus microplus isolate Deutch F79 chromosome 4, USDA_Rmic, whole genome shotgun sequence sequence acgtggaataggtaggcttgctttaggagctcacgggaatacaccaaatacgggagtacaaggtgatatggaatggagatcatttgaaggcagggaagctagcagcaagataaaatttgagaagcgattgagagaaatgggggaggagcgttgggctaggaaggttttcagctacttgtacatgaagaatgtcgatacaaaatggagaaagcgaaccaggaaattgactggtgaatacttagaaaacagcaggtggccaaaccaaaaagaactatcggttaagaagaaagtgaaggaaacggagaatgacatgtggagaatgggcatgattaaggagtccgcactagaaatctatcaaacatttaagcagaaaattgccaaggaaaggatctatgataatactctgggtatttttctactgtttgaggccaggatgggagtactgcgaaccaagactatcgggccaaataccaaggggtagacacagtaggcagtgcgtgtggagaggaagaagaaactgccgaacacttgataatgttctgtaaagggcttcactctatagttcaggatgatggcgcagagttttccaaagcactggggtttagggaccgggagggcaaaatagactttaagcgggtagacttaactagaagcaGGTTATGGGATTggtagctaaagtcaaggcacgagtgaaaatgaaaccgttcactgcaaagtacgaatcctcaacatcactatttaaaaggaaaaaaaggataaATCTAacggttagttcactaagtattacggctaggtggcgttagccgctgcccgatctaaagggtacagccacattcatccatccatcatcacGGCGGCGgccggtaccagctaagcgtttttcatctgcggcccataggggcgtgtccgtcgagagttgttcgagacctgcaactgtgcgcTACTgcttcggaggctatgcaaagtgttgcgttgttgcaccgtccgccacaggtgacgctagcgaccgcgaacattttaaaataaaggagggaaagggtgtggcagctgtttttcttctcatgcggcaggcatctttctagaggaggtgTTTCTCCAGCTtgcgtgatgacgtcatgagCCACCAGTCTTTTCGAGCCAATCAGCAACCTAAAGAGCATGCGGGCTCGTCCCCTCCGTCCAAAGCCGAAAAGGTGTCGCCGCATCTGGATCGGTCGAAAACCAGGCCCGCACAGAAAAAAAACGGGGCGGTACAGGGCGTGCGGCCGTACCGTGGTTTGGCCTTTAGCTGTCGGCGTGGCGACCAGTACTATACTGGGTCCAGTGTGAAGACCAATGGTTATgacaataccgtgcgacgtgacctatgcaGCGGCAGtcaaagcagatcggccgatcatccgcagttcgcCATTCGGCCGCATCGCGAGAGCATGAATAGGACTATTTCTGGGTCGGTGACATGGGGTGAGCCGGTGACCTTGAAATGAAGCCAATAGgccgagactgagcaacggcccAGACGTCGAAGCCCAAACTgctgagttcttcccgcacaatcgactagACCAGAGAAACTTGAGGAACTTGGGAATCTGGCTGACCATTGGGTGAGAAGAGCAAGTGTAAATGCTTTcacttcccgccggacgattCACATGATTTAAAcgccggtgaagactgccgacgagaagtcagtccatcttcgcaggaggacgtcgcaggGGTGTTGGGCAGTCGATTGAATGATTTCGCAATACGCCTGATTTCGGACAGTTCTAAACAACATCATTCTTTAATAATTTCATCGTCGGTCGCACAATTCCGGCTTATTACCAGGTTGAGCCCATCGTCCATTATCACCTTCAGTTCGTGTCCAACCTTGTCAGACTGACgtgtcgttgtcaactttacgacatagagccagcgcGTTCTTAATATACGAGATTTACGACtatgtggacgtctgagcacgtatggacaactccttctttgcaagcgcctttcgaccgatgggttTCCCGAATAAGTCGTGAAGCTTTTGCTTGAAATTGTATCAACTGCCAATCACCTCCTCATCATTCTCGTACCACACTTTAGCCGTgcctttcagaaaaaaaacagtaaattGGCCAGAATGAGAGTGGGGTCATATCGGTTGGGTGCACGGGTACGTTCATTGTCGGCTATCCAACCGTCAACGCCAGCTTTGTCCGTATACCGCAGGACGTTCCTGGGTTCTTCGGATGcatcagcacgtacgtgggtgtgGTTAGGGCCGGTGCAGGCGTTGCCGTGTATGGTGCTGGCACTTACGAGACCGATAGAGAAGTGGTCGTGGGAGAAGTCCCGTGTTTCATCCTGAAAAGTCTGATTGGACgaccactgcgtagctccgttgtatTGCGTTTCTTCACCCAGCCTGTCAGCCAATTTTGCATGGGGATCACGGTAACACAGAGGACAGAAACCACATGTTTGCAATATTTACAAGTACCTGTGACATCAAAGGCTACGAGcatctcgcgcggcgagtccacttctttttcgttTATTTGTCTACGATGGCGTAGCCATACCAACTGGCTTGTCAGAATATTTTAAGCCAGCAGTGAACATCTTTATGTACCTACAGTTTGGACCATGTAGAGCCCAAAATCTACTTTTAGTGACAAAATATAGCTGAAGTACAGAAGTTGTAGTTGGAAAATTAACCAACATTTTCAAACCAGCCATAAGCAGACACAATTATTTTACGAATGTTAAAATTTAGCAgatgtctgtctggttgggttTGTACACTGGGAAATGATTTCAACTCCTACCAAAAAGGACGTAAAAACGCATAAACACAACGTTTCGGAACGCATTTGGTTGCTTCCTCAGAGGGCTGGGGATACGTTGTAGCGCCGTTTTCAAGGCACTCGCGGGGTGGTAATGACCCCCACCCCTCTCCCATTTTTGTGTGCAGCGTGCTCTGTGTGCATACACCAGGGGAAGGGTTTCGAGAGAACGGCTGGCGTTTTGGGCTGTCCGCTGTATATGCCACGACTCGACTAAAAACCTTCTCCTCCCGTTAGAGTCATTTTCAAGGTTGGTCATTGAGTCGAAATTTACCCTGTAGTCGAAAATCTCAGAGTGCTCGGTGACGGCGCTGCGCTTTTTGTAGAGCTTCCGGACATCGCTAGCTTGTTGATTGAGTCGTTCCGGTAAACTTTTGTCTAACAAGAACTTCTTTCTCGTAAAAAGCAATGGCAGAGTTAAAAGTAAATCTGCAAACTTTGGAAGCACTTTAATTTCGTTGAGCTCACAAGACTTGCAGTCAACAGTGAAATTGTGCTTTGAGTGTTTTCTTTAGCGTTAGGACGCGTAAACCTGAAGCCTTGTTCCATAGTATTGTGAGTGAAAGGGGCCCCTCGCAGCATTGCTCAGTAAGTTCTTGCTTAAACTACTGAATTTTCTCTAGACAAGTGATCCGTTCGTAACAAAAAACTCCAGTTGAAATTGTCCGTTTATTTGAAGACAACAGTGACATTGATTTAGATTTTTCTGCAGACGTTGAAGAGCTCTTATACGTGGTGCCTCACTGTGAATTATTTGCTGCTGTTAAACAGTGCATTCATGAAAACAGTGTGAATACCTTTCGAAATGCTACAGGGACGTCAGTTGAGCACCTttcattcttttagacttactTCTTCAGTTCACTTTCATCAAGCTCCGCAACCAGATCTCTCTTTAAAAGGAAGAAATCTGCGTTGGTTCTTGTATCGCATCTGTGTGTGCCATATTTTCTTATCATCCTTCAGTCACGCTGTACATCAGCATTTGAGTTGTAGCAACAGTGACATAGTCTTTAACATTTCCTCAACGTTCACGACATTTGAATCCTCTTACAGAAGTGTCCAACCAAGATGAGCATGTGCTGAAGTGTGTTTGTTCTTAAAGACTTCAAAATATTAGGGAAGCACTGGCATTCACTTTTGAGCACGCACGAGAAGATAACCTTTAGTTTGAACGCAGATAAAGTTAAATGCATGTCACGTGTGCTGGGCGTACTCCCCGCATGCTCAGAAAGAGCTCCTTCCATGCAAATCGGATCACTCCAAGACGAAAAATAGAGGCATCGCAACACTCTCTTTAGAATTTGAACCTCGTAAGCCTTGCATTCACAGCGTAAAATATAGTTATGATCCACAATTGGAAAGGCATTTTACTACTCGTGCCCCGGGGCGGTCATCATGTCTGTTACTGAGATGCTTCTCAAGAAGATGAAGCAGGGCGACTGAAAAGATTCCACTAAGTTTCTGGTAGGCTCGCATTGGCCAGCTGTGGTCTTCTACGTGCACAAGATCACGCACAGTCTGAAAAACGGGGCCAGTGGGTTCAACGCCGAGTTGATTTTCTCGGCCACGAAGAAGCTCGCTCAGCTGATCAGGCGCACCACCTGCGTGGAGCATAAGGGGGTCTGCCTAAAGAAAAACTATGGAAAACGTTTTGTGAAGTGCGCCAACAGCGCCGTGTAAGAGATTCCCATGTTTTTCGGCAAAGTCTACATCGGCCAGACAGGGAGCTGCCTCAACGACCGGCTCAGTGAACACGAAAAAAATCTTAATATTGAGAGAAGTCACCTCGTTGACAACTGCTTAGCTTGCCCGAATTGTGAACCGTGATTATTTTGTGCTAAATTTTTAGGTATAAGTATAGAAAAAACTGCTCGCGATACGCTAGTAGCTTTTTTCATTAAAAAAGCAGGTGACAAGTGCGCGAGTGAAACCTCCATTGCGCTGTAAAATGGTGAATCACAATTTCTTTGACGCCTGATTTGAATTTTCTTGGCTGTCGTGGCAGTGCCCCTGTGCAAGGCGTTGATGTATCAGGATGTGGATCTTCCTTAAACAAGCAACGTCAGTTTGTAGTGTGCGCCTGTCCCCGTCTGTTTCTCCTCGTGCGTTGTGTTTGTTGCTCTCTCACAATGATTTCCTCTTGCGGCAATATATAAACACCTCCCAAGCTGAGCCTAAGTGCATGTGTTTGTACTTGAACAACGAAATCAGCCTTCTCGGAGACCAGCGTAAATATAAAATGCGTAAACAGCGTAAATATAAATGGCATCCTTACGAATTGGTGAGTGAAAACCCAACGGCGTAACGAAGGCAGTCTGCTGTGcgtcatctatatatatatatatatatatatatatatatatatatatatatatatatatatatatatatatatatatatatatatatatatatatatatatatatatatatatatatatatatatatatatatatataatgacgaTTTGATAAATTCCAGACACCCTGTTCATAAGAGAAGTACTTTTTCGGTGAGTGCCTGCAGCTGATCCTCAATTTTTGGGAAAGAGTGAACGATGTCCTCAGTGAGTGCGTTGAGACGCCCCTATTCAACGTACATGCGTGTCGTCCCGCCTTCGTTTACTACAAGGACCACTGGTGACGCTTAACTAATCTGAGAAGGGCGCACAATATTGACATGAATGAGGTCTTTGATCATGCTTTTAACAAGATCACGCTGTGCTGGTGACAATCTGCGAGGACATTGCGATATTGACTTTGCGTTTCCAGTTGGAATGCAATTTGGGTCAACTGTACAGATCGCCTACATCTGTACTTGACTGAAAAGCAGGCGGAATGTTGCGTCAACAAATCCTTCATGGCCTACAGCCTACTGGAAGATAACCTTGTTCCAATTTGAAAGCTGACGTCTGCTATTGCGATTGAGCAATGTTGCGGGTCATCGACTGCATGAGCTTGTGGTGCATGAAGATCCTCAGGTGAAGGCCGGCACAAAATTTGGAGGATCTCTTGGCAGCCGTCTGCAGAAACTTTTGTGTCTTCAATTCTGCTTGTTTCTTCAATGAAATCCATTGTTATTTAAGGTAGAAGCACGAATGTTTGTGAAGAGCAGTTCGTCATCAAAACCTTCGTTGTATCCTCTGATGCATCTGCCTCAATGAGCGCCACTATGACTGTATAGCGGTCATAAGCTTTGTCCTTGTGATAAACCATGAAAAAACTTCATCTTCATATATGCGACTCCAGGCCAGAGGAACTAACTTCGCGATGAAGCTGGAAGTGGTTGCACCCTAACCAAGTAGACCTTGTGTAGCATTTGGAGAACCGATACTGCGCAACTCTTCAAGCCCCAGTCGATGACGGCTCTTGAAGCCCGCAAAAATTCATTGGCTATAGCACCAATTACTTCTTGAGATAAGTGGGGAAAAATGACAAAGTCCTGCTGCAGTAATAGGTCATCCACTGTCACCGCTGACATGACCTAAAGTTTGCGGCGGATGATTGCTTGCTCCTACGAAACTTAGGCACGAAGGCCTTATGCTTAGTTGGAGTTTGGCAACTATTGATGCCGTAATAAAGCTTTTTACAGCTGCAGGGTCCAAAGTCCTTTTGATTGTTTCACTGTGAATGGCGACAGGAACACAAAAAGTACCCGCTCCTGCGGCATACGAAACCTGCCCAATTACTAGCGACTGCTCGTGAGCATCGGCGTCACCAGCTGTACGTTTTCCTGCTGGTGTGGGCTGGAAGATCAAAATTCTTCCAGCCACGGCTAAAATTTTCCAGTTAGCGGTAAACGGCAGTGCGCTACAAAATGGCCACTTCTGGGGCAGTTCGAGTATAGTTTACGAATCCTCGGGGCATTTGCTCATaatatgtcaaaaaaaaaaaacgtgtcgagGAATGGGTCGATCGCCACGATGAAGACGGCTTGTTTTGTATCCACTCTTTTTGACACCTCTTTCTTAGCTACTTGAGCATCTGAGAAATCGAACGACTACTTTCTGCCCGTGCGATGACGAGGGTGCCTAGGCTTCCGACGCCAGCGCTTACTGTTAAAAAGGCATTTGGCAGGTGGCGTTGTGGATGGCGTTTCGCGTTCGTCTACAGCCAAAATTTGAATGCTTTCCGCTGAATACCTGATCTGCTCAAAGCGCAAAAAGGAATTCAGCGTATCATCTAGCTCGCTTGCCCggtcgaaaaaaacaacaacaacaacacaaaagGCCAGGCCTGTGCAGCaggcgcagcacagtcccagcgaaagctagaagaacggcctttcagagccctctcaaaacactcatcgggtaactactgcaagcgcagttgattgatacccactaggacattaataataaacttttgggtggAAGGCCGGCGTTCGCtaagctatttttcgtcattcttctgagaactgtggtatccgctaaacagttacaaggaattttgtgccaattgtccatgcagtggctgacgacgatgaggaattatggctgaagtgcgtATGCatcacagttaataggggaacaagaacaagcttttgtgatgattTGCAACATTGGCCGggccactcgttacgctatttgcaatTCGCGTTGATTGGTTGTTTTCTCGCTGTTGTAAAATGTTCTATAAGTCGTAATAACACGATTGCTTTGcctacatcaagcctgccaaTGGCAACTTTGACAACGAGTCACCAGCACCGTTGTatctcagtggtggaatactgggctggaacccagcggactcgggttcgagccccactgtgccattggtgctaggtaaTACCTGCGTAAGACAAGTTTGACAACAACGTACAAgtaccggcgtaactcagtgatAGAATATTGAGCTGGCACGCAGTAGACCCGGGTTGAAGGCCCGCTGTGTCATTGGTAAAAGTTCTTCGTCGTGGCGAAGTTGTCAATTTCAACTCGTGCATGAATGTCTCAGTGTAAAATGTGAGGCTTATTGTTGCTTGAAAGTACACTATTCAAAGGGTGGCCCCAGTGCCAAACTTGGTTCAAGCTAAGATTTTGTGGTTTTGCTAGAAATTGTGCCGTAATCAATAGCGAAGTCTGCGATTTCTTTCATGATAAGCGTACATATCGTATCACACAGCTGTTTTTTAGTAGGTGTAACGAGTGTGTGACGACCTGCCTAGCCTATTTTCATTACCTCACCAAGTTCGGCAGGCGACCTTGGTCGTGCTTGGAGAATAAACACTGACGAGTGCTGCTCTGCAGTCAGTAGCTGTTACTGCTCCATGCGTGTGGTGTCGGCCTTGTCAGAGAGTGGCGCCTGGGCCCTCCCTCTCGTCTACGCTCTTCAGGACAGACCGTGAAACTGGCGACGAGTTCAGTCAACAAGTCGACCAGCGCCATCGAGAGTGGCAAAACATCGCCCTCCGCATTTGACGCCATGCCGCTGTACGGAAGGCTCGAGCCGTTCGAGGGAGACGGGTCCACCTGGCCCATCTATAAGGAGCAAGTTCACGTGTTTTTCCGCGCAAGCAACACGCCCGAGGAGAACCAACGGGACATTTTCCTGGCAGGTTCTGGAACCGAAGTCTTCAGTCTCCTGCTCAATATCCTAAAACCAGCTACACCGCGTACCAAGACGCTCAGTGAGTGTCTCACTGCACTGCGCTCACACTTCAGTCCGGCTTCGTTCACACTACTGAGGTGTTTCCGCTTTAACAACCGTAGCCGCCGGGAAGGGGAGTACGTCGCTGAGCTATGAAGTTTGGCTTGTACCTCTTTCGGGGACCAGCTAGACTCGCTGCTACGAGACCGTTTCGTCTGCGGCATAAACAATTCCGGCATGCAGACGCGTCTCCGGGAACTTCCCGACCCCTCGCTGGACGACGTGGTGAAAGCAGCGCTGGCAATGGACGCGGCGACGAAAGACGCCGGTGAGATTTCACGTGTGGCGTCAACAGAAGCTGTGGTCAACAAGATGGTGGGAAGGGGTGATGGATGCAGTCACTGTGGTGACGCCCATTCCCCATCACAGCGCCAGTTCGTGCATTCGCAGTGCTTCACGTGCGGAAAAACTGGGCACCTTGCACAAGTATGCCAAACGTAGAAGCATAACAGCGGACCACAGGAGCAGCCTGGGTCAAGCCCAGGTTCCACACCAGCCCCCGGTAAGGGTAGGCGTCGGAAGTGGCGGCGGGGAAGTGCGGCAGCAGGTTCGGGTTCCTCCGCGGCCAGGCTCAACGTCGCGATTGAGCACCTGCCTATTTTAGACATGTGGCACACAGACCTTGTCCCACCGTCTGTGCCGCCGTACGTACTAACCGTCCAAGTTTGCAGGTGGCCCATTTCCATGGAACTGGACACGGGGGCCAGTGTGTCGGTTATGGCTGGCAAAACTTTTAAAAGGTCCTTCCCTGGAGTGGCCGTCGAGGTTTCAGACATCATGCTGCGAAGTTACTCCGGCGAGCTTTCCCAGGTCCAATGCCAGGCCATGGTCAGCGTTTGTTTTGGCAACAGAGAAGCTACCCTTCTTCTGTATTTGACCAGGTGGTCGTCACTGGCGCTGCTCGGCAGGAATTGGATTTGCGCACTGGGTATTCGGCTGCCAGGTGGCCAGGAAGCAGCCATACATGGCGTACAAGACATCCCGAGCCTTCTAACGGAGTTCCAGTCCCTGTTCAAGCCAGAGGTGGGCACATTCGCTGGTACGACTGCTGGCATTCGTGTACCCGAGGGAGTCCAGCCTTGGTTTTTCAAGCCTCACCCGCTGCCATTCGCACTTAAGGACGGGGTCACCCTGGAGCTGCAACGGTTACAGCGAGAAGGCATCAAGACGGCGCAGTGCGCCGCTCCTATCGTTCTAGTTCCCAAGCGAGGCGGTAGTGTCACAATTTGTGGGGATTTCAAGGTTACGATAACCCCGTCGGTAACCATCAAAAAGTACTCTCTGCCTCGGATTGAAGATCTCTGGTAGGCTTTGTCTGGTGGCCAGAAATTCACGAAGTTTGGCATCAAAAATGCGTACCAGCAGTTGGTGGTCCAGGAGGTCTCATGGAAGTACGTCACAATATTGAAAACTATGGGGCTTTTCCAATATACGCGTTTGCTATTCGGCGTGGCCTCGGCAGCAGTCATTTTTCAGAGAGGGATAGACAACCTCTTCCAGGGCACGAGGCACGTCGCAGTGTACATGGACATTATCCTGGTCGACGGTATTGATGACGGTGACCACATACAGAATCTGCACAACGTTCTGGCCAGACTTCAGGATGCTGGTCTCAGCTCAAGCAAGAAAAGTGCGTTTTCCTGGTTCCTAGTGTAGAATTCCTGAGACGCGTCATATCCTAGGCCGGCCTGACTCCAGCACCCCGCAATGTTGAAGCTGTTCTGAAGGCGGCTAagcccagaaaaaagaaagagctgGAAAGCTACCTTGACCTCATCAATTTTTTACAGGTGGTTCTTGCCCAACCTGTCTGTGTATCTGCAGCCAGTGCACATTCTGCTTCGGTATGGCCAGCATTGGGCGTGGAAAAAGGAGCAGGACATGGCCTTTGAGCACTGTAAACAGCTAATCACGAAGGCACCGGTGCTGGTGCACCTCGATCCAGCCAAGTCTGTTGTTCTTACTGTAGACGCATCACCATACGGTGTAGAAGCTGTCCTAGTGCGCAGAGACAACAAGGATGGCCATGAACGGCCAATGTCGTTTGCTTCTCGTCGTCTTCACACAGCAGAGCAGCGTTACAGCCAGCTGAATAAGGACGACCTCGCTCTCATGTATGGCGTCGAGCATTTTCAACAGTACCTGCGGAGCCGGAAGTTTAAGGCAGTCATGGACCACGAACCACGGCTGGGGCTATTGGGGTCAGACAAGGCGGTCCCCGTGCAGGCATCACCTCGAGAGTACAATGGGCCTTGACGCTAGGGGCCTACAGCTACCAGTTGGTGTAACGTCCGGGAAAAGACCTGGGGCCTGCTGATGCCCTGATATGGTCACCGCTGCCAGACGTGCCTGCTGTGGTTCCAGAACGAGCTGAAGTGCTCATGCTGGAGCATGCGTACCCCGAGGTAATCTTCAGGTCTGCTGTGTCACAGGCGACCAGTCGGGACTCGGTCCGGTCCTAGGTAGTGAAGGCAGCATCCCGAGGGGAGGAATTGGTGCAACAGCCCTACAGCCACAAGGCCGCTGAGCTGAACCTGGAGCAAGGCTGCCTATTTCGGGGTTCCAGGGTGGTGATCCCACAAAGTCTCCGGACCAGGGTCCTGCAGTTGCTACATGCGGGGCATCCTGACGTTGAAAAGACAAAACTGGTGGCCCGGTCCCACGTTGGGTGGCCTGGAATGGACGAGGATATTGCTCACATAGTGCGGAGCTGCCAAGTCTGCCAGGAACATCAGCGGGCTTCCCGTCATGTCGAAATCACCCCATGACCATTCCCACAGAGGCCCTGGTCCTGCCTTCACGTGGATTTTGGGGGCCTCTTCAAACGTCACTACTTCCTGATGGTGGTTGACGCATTCACAAAGTGGGTGGAGGTTTTACCTGCCACCACTCCGTCAGCAGATACGACCATTGCAGCACTGCGGCAGATCATTGCAGCCCAGGGGCTCCCAGGCATCATAGTGTCCGAGATTGGGTCCACTTTCGCCAGCGAGCAGTATCTGGCCTGACTGAAAAAGAACGGAATCCGCTGAATGATAGTTCGTCCATACCACACTGCTTCAAATGGTGCAGCAGAGCGGGTGGTGCAGACGATTAAGAACAAACTTAAGAGCCAGGTGAGAGATTTCCGTACGCAGGACGCCCGCATACTCTTTCAATATCAGGGCACACCTCAATATAGTCTCCGGCTGTGCCCCCTGCGAGCTTTTGCGGGGACGGATGGTGAATACACCATTGGAAATTCTGCTCCCAAACCTCAAGTCCACGGCGCTCCTCAAACAGTTGAAGCAGAAGCTGGCTGCTGACAAAGGGTGCCACCCTGGGCTGTTGCCCGAGCCCGGAATGCCAGTATTTACCAGGAATTTTTGTTCCGGCCCACCTTGGTCTGCTGGACAAGTGGTTTCGCCTGCAAGCTCATTATCCTTGCTCTTGCGAAAGGAGGATGAAACCACACGGCACCGACATCCTGATCACGTGAGTGCTAACCATGGGACTACGCTTGGATCCACGACAGCACCAGCTGGGGCTAGTGAGGCAACCGTTTCGCAAGGAACAGGCGCCTCCAGCTGTGCGCCACTAGTTGAGCCACCGGCAAGTTGACTGCCATTCCTGCCAACCACGGAAGAATCACGGAAGGAACCGAGAGCGGCTCAGGCAACACCTAGTGCTACTGCACCTAGCCTCTCAACACCTGTAGCCAGGTGGAGCAACTGACGACAAAGGGCGCCAGACCACTTTTCGCCTACCTAAAGCAACGCTACACCGACTGCGACTTGTAATTTTTTGTCTGCACTAAATGGGGGGAGGGAGGTAACGAGCGTGTGGCACCCTGCCTAGCCGATTTTCATTACCTCACCAAGTTCTGGAAGCAACGAGGCCGTGCTTGGAGACTAAACACGGACGAGCGCTGCTCGGCAGTCAGTAGCTGTTACTCCACCATGCGTGTGGTGTCTTCCTTGTCAGAAAGCGGTGCCTCAGCCATTTTTCTCGTCCACGGTCTTCGAGACAGATCGTGACAGTGGGGTCGTATGATTTCTGTCTGTGTCGTAACTaaacacagaagaaa is a genomic window containing:
- the LOC142814475 gene encoding uncharacterized protein LOC142814475, producing MQTRLRELPDPSLDDVVKAALAMDAATKDAGEISRVASTEAVVNKMKHNSGPQEQPGSSPGSTPAPGKGRRRKWRRGSAAAGSGSSAARLNVAIEHLPILDMWHTDLVPPSVPPYVLTVQVCRWPISMELDTGASVSVMAGKTFKRSFPGVAVEVSDIMLRSYSGELSQVQCQAMVSVCFGNREATLLLYLTRWSSLALLGRNWICALGIRLPGGQEAAIHGVQDIPSLLTEFQSLFKPEVGTFAGTTAGIRVPEGVQPWFFKPHPLPFALKDGVTLELQRLQREGIKTAQCAAPIVLVPKRGGSVTICGDFKVTITPSVTIKKYSLPRIEDLWWFLPNLSVYLQPVHILLRYGQHWAWKKEQDMAFEHCKQLITKAPVLVHLDPAKSVVLTVDASPYGVEAVLVRRDNKDGHERPMSFASRRLHTAEQRYSQLNKDDLALMYGVEHFQQYLRSRKFKAVMDHEPRLGLLGSDKAVPVQASPREYNGP